One Enterococcus silesiacus genomic window carries:
- a CDS encoding PTS beta-glucoside transporter subunit EIIBCA: MNYKDSAKQILDLVGGEQNVQSMTHCMTRLRFVLHNESSVEDAQVKEVPGVMGVMRKGGQYQVIMGNDVASYYKELVKLGHFSNQAPTENTGEKKNLFEAFVDVISGCMSPLIPAMLGGGMIKVLLILLPLMGILDDSSQTFAILSFFGDAPFYFMPIMLAFTAAQKFNVTPMLAVTVAGIMLHPNFVEMVNLGDPIQFLGLPVTLASYGSSVIPILIMVWLMKYIENFFDKIIPNVIKSFTKPLLILLISGLLALVVVGPLGTFAGQLLSSAIIWIQGKAGWLALGLMAAFMPLIVMTGMHWAFAPIFLIASPATPDILILPAMLAANLSQGAAALAVSAKTKDKNLKQVAAASGISALLAGVTEPALYGVTLKYKKPLYAAMISGAVCGVYMGITGLESYAFAVPSLVALPQFIGGQGNGNIINAIVVAGISIVLTFVLTWIFGIDEVEKNEAEQSVEISAAVETGSNDPKKIYAPMKGQVIPLEQVNDSAFSGKMMGDGVAIIPEEDTITAPFDGEVTALFPTKHAIGLTSENGIEVLIHVGIDTVELAGQYFTAFVETGDKVKKGQKILSVDFAKVKEAGYDATTPIVVTNTDSYIDIVAKEVTKTNSQETILYVV; encoded by the coding sequence ATGAACTATAAAGATTCAGCAAAACAAATCCTTGACTTAGTCGGAGGGGAACAAAATGTGCAGTCGATGACGCATTGTATGACACGCTTACGTTTTGTTTTACACAATGAAAGTTCCGTTGAAGATGCCCAGGTCAAAGAAGTACCAGGTGTGATGGGCGTGATGAGAAAAGGTGGACAATATCAAGTTATTATGGGAAACGATGTGGCATCTTATTATAAAGAGCTAGTAAAACTAGGACATTTTAGTAATCAAGCACCAACTGAAAACACTGGGGAAAAGAAAAATTTATTTGAGGCCTTTGTGGATGTGATTTCAGGTTGTATGTCACCGCTGATTCCTGCGATGCTAGGTGGTGGAATGATCAAAGTATTATTGATCCTACTACCATTAATGGGGATTTTAGATGACAGCAGCCAGACGTTTGCGATTCTATCGTTTTTTGGTGATGCACCGTTTTACTTTATGCCAATCATGCTGGCATTTACAGCAGCACAAAAATTCAATGTGACACCAATGCTGGCAGTCACAGTAGCGGGAATTATGCTGCACCCGAATTTTGTTGAGATGGTCAATCTTGGTGATCCAATCCAATTTCTAGGATTACCAGTAACGCTTGCTTCATATGGATCCTCTGTGATTCCAATTTTAATCATGGTTTGGTTAATGAAATACATTGAGAATTTCTTTGATAAAATTATTCCAAATGTAATCAAAAGCTTCACAAAACCATTGCTCATTTTATTGATTTCAGGGCTTTTGGCGTTGGTCGTAGTCGGACCGTTAGGAACGTTTGCAGGCCAATTATTGTCATCTGCTATTATTTGGATTCAAGGAAAAGCTGGTTGGTTAGCGCTAGGTTTAATGGCGGCCTTTATGCCATTGATCGTAATGACAGGTATGCACTGGGCTTTTGCCCCGATTTTCCTAATTGCTTCACCAGCAACACCTGATATTTTGATTCTTCCAGCAATGTTGGCCGCAAATTTATCCCAAGGTGCTGCAGCTTTAGCTGTTTCTGCTAAAACAAAAGATAAAAATTTAAAACAAGTGGCTGCGGCATCTGGTATTTCAGCGTTATTAGCAGGAGTGACTGAACCTGCACTGTATGGTGTGACCTTAAAATACAAAAAACCATTATATGCTGCGATGATATCAGGGGCAGTTTGTGGCGTGTATATGGGTATTACTGGGTTAGAGTCCTATGCATTCGCTGTGCCATCACTGGTCGCTTTACCTCAATTTATCGGGGGACAAGGCAATGGAAATATTATCAATGCAATCGTGGTAGCTGGGATTTCAATTGTATTAACATTCGTTTTAACATGGATCTTCGGGATTGATGAAGTAGAAAAAAACGAGGCAGAACAATCAGTTGAGATTTCAGCAGCTGTGGAAACAGGTAGTAACGACCCTAAAAAAATCTATGCACCGATGAAAGGGCAAGTGATTCCTTTAGAACAAGTGAATGACTCAGCATTCTCAGGAAAAATGATGGGAGATGGCGTTGCGATCATTCCAGAAGAAGACACGATCACAGCACCTTTTGATGGTGAGGTAACCGCGTTATTTCCTACAAAACATGCTATTGGTTTAACAAGTGAAAATGGCATCGAAGTTTTGATCCATGTAGGAATTGATACGGTAGAATTAGCAGGACAATATTTTACGGCTTTTGTTGAAACGGGAGACAAAGTAAAAAAAGGACAAAAAATTCTGTCAGTCGATTTTGCCAAGGTGAAAGAAGCTGGATATGATGCAACAACACCGATTGTTGTTACGAACACTGACTCATATATCGATATTGTAGCTAAAGAAGTAACTAAAACAAACAGTCAAGAGACGATTTTATATGTTGTATAA
- a CDS encoding copper ABC transporter permease: MKKHRIKEFLKQNSLVMLLSFSIPVVLMAVTYYFNDIYPGSKLTVLASDSFTQYANFHASFNNVLHGKQNIFYTWSGSLGLNYWALMAYYLNGLFTPLVFFFDNGNMADALYYLTLLKFGASGLAFWVFAHNTFKINRWFVAGLSVSYALMSYSVGYSEVIMWLDTFMYLPLIILGIHRLMDGKKPILLFVSYLLLFLSNFYMAFMVGVFSFLYFFVRAISNWSVYKKRIPTYLITSLLAGGASMITILPTIFDLSNNGESLSAITTFLTPDTGPWDFVAKSLVGVYDTSKFESMPFIYIGLFALIFCTFYFISNKIALKNKLLYGSLFILLIASVYILPLNLAWHGMHSPNMLLFRFSFLFSFLVILLAGYGLEVFEKSDFNQLLNGVLGIAGLFIVFLIASNKKRYGVITTMSLVVTISLLAAYVLLLYFYVYQPRWKKWLPVLIVLLMSGEAFVNAQALVKGIKQDWNYPSRDLIAKPYPQIKELSDQASKANETFFRMENLNPISLDDSFNFGYHGIGMFSSIRNRHSSQYMNALGFRSLGSNLQVHYENNTLLMDALIGMKYTVAKGNLNKFGYEKIGQSGDYSLYKNDYALPLGIMTDNGIYEKEAVRNQTELFNYLSGSEGELFSFGEATMVDSKNVIITEEENTVSFGEEEPNKIKSVTWLITVPAHSQGYLSLVPTDLGAAIDTKVHVTVDGVTRRTDLRDDGQYHSIGYYEKTKTIKVTTSFTGGKQRTTLFKPDVVFLNTQEFEKSVKKIQEKSVDFKTNGRKAQAQTSFDKDRVLLTTIPYDKGWKAYIDGKQVTIPTFKDAFLAIPVPAGEHEINFVFLPQGFVLGAALFILCILLFIGYIYWLKKRIEVKIEV, translated from the coding sequence ATGAAAAAACATAGAATAAAAGAGTTTCTAAAACAAAATAGTTTGGTGATGCTGCTGAGCTTTAGTATACCAGTTGTATTAATGGCAGTGACTTATTATTTTAACGATATTTATCCAGGTAGTAAATTAACGGTTTTAGCGAGTGATTCATTTACACAATATGCAAATTTTCATGCTAGCTTTAATAATGTTTTGCATGGCAAGCAAAATATTTTTTATACTTGGTCCGGCTCATTAGGCTTAAATTACTGGGCGTTGATGGCTTATTATTTAAATGGCTTGTTTACGCCACTCGTTTTCTTTTTTGATAATGGAAATATGGCGGATGCTTTGTATTATTTAACGCTACTTAAGTTTGGGGCAAGTGGCTTGGCTTTTTGGGTATTCGCTCACAACACGTTTAAAATCAATCGTTGGTTCGTTGCCGGTTTAAGTGTATCTTATGCATTAATGTCTTATAGTGTAGGATACTCGGAAGTTATCATGTGGCTGGATACCTTTATGTATTTACCATTGATTATTCTAGGTATCCATCGGTTGATGGACGGTAAGAAACCAATTCTATTGTTTGTTAGTTATCTACTTTTATTTTTATCTAATTTTTACATGGCTTTTATGGTAGGCGTTTTCTCTTTTCTATACTTTTTTGTCAGAGCAATCAGTAATTGGAGTGTTTATAAAAAAAGGATTCCTACCTATTTGATTACTTCTCTACTTGCTGGTGGTGCTTCAATGATCACCATATTGCCGACTATTTTTGATCTTAGTAATAATGGTGAAAGTTTGTCGGCGATTACGACTTTTTTAACACCTGATACTGGCCCATGGGATTTTGTAGCAAAAAGTTTAGTGGGTGTTTATGATACGTCTAAATTTGAAAGTATGCCTTTTATTTATATTGGTTTATTTGCATTGATTTTTTGTACGTTTTACTTTATCAGCAACAAGATTGCACTTAAAAATAAATTGCTTTATGGGAGCTTATTTATCTTATTGATTGCAAGTGTCTACATTTTACCACTTAATCTAGCGTGGCATGGCATGCATTCACCAAATATGTTGTTGTTTAGGTTTAGCTTTTTATTTTCATTTTTAGTGATTTTATTGGCTGGATATGGTTTAGAAGTATTTGAAAAGAGCGACTTCAATCAACTGTTGAATGGTGTACTGGGGATAGCAGGTCTGTTCATTGTCTTTTTGATTGCGTCTAATAAGAAAAGGTATGGTGTTATCACGACAATGTCGTTAGTTGTAACGATTAGTTTGCTTGCAGCGTATGTCTTACTTTTATATTTTTATGTGTATCAGCCAAGGTGGAAAAAGTGGCTACCTGTGTTAATTGTTCTGTTAATGAGTGGAGAGGCTTTTGTAAATGCACAAGCTTTAGTAAAAGGAATTAAACAGGATTGGAATTATCCTTCGCGTGACTTGATTGCTAAGCCCTATCCTCAAATCAAAGAGTTGTCAGATCAAGCCTCTAAAGCAAATGAAACTTTTTTTAGAATGGAAAATTTAAATCCAATTTCTTTAGACGATAGTTTTAATTTTGGCTATCATGGCATCGGGATGTTTTCATCGATTCGCAATAGACATTCTTCGCAATATATGAATGCATTAGGATTTCGTTCTTTAGGCAGCAATCTTCAGGTTCATTATGAAAATAATACTTTGCTGATGGATGCGTTGATTGGGATGAAATATACCGTTGCTAAAGGAAATCTAAACAAGTTTGGCTATGAAAAAATTGGTCAATCAGGTGACTATAGCCTTTATAAAAATGACTATGCATTACCTTTAGGAATTATGACTGATAACGGCATCTACGAAAAAGAAGCAGTCCGAAATCAAACAGAACTTTTCAATTATTTATCTGGTTCTGAAGGTGAATTATTTAGTTTTGGAGAAGCCACGATGGTAGACTCAAAAAATGTCATTATTACAGAGGAAGAAAACACAGTCAGCTTTGGTGAAGAAGAGCCAAATAAAATAAAATCCGTTACGTGGCTAATCACAGTTCCAGCACATTCACAAGGCTATTTAAGCTTAGTACCAACAGATTTAGGTGCAGCAATAGACACCAAAGTACATGTGACAGTCGATGGTGTAACACGTAGAACCGATTTACGTGATGATGGTCAATATCATTCAATAGGCTATTATGAAAAAACAAAAACAATAAAAGTGACGACTAGTTTTACAGGTGGTAAACAGAGAACTACGTTGTTTAAACCAGATGTTGTCTTTTTAAATACACAGGAATTTGAAAAATCGGTGAAAAAGATTCAAGAAAAAAGTGTAGACTTTAAAACGAATGGCCGCAAAGCACAGGCTCAAACTTCTTTTGATAAAGATAGAGTGTTGTTAACAACGATTCCATATGATAAGGGGTGGAAAGCCTATATTGATGGAAAACAGGTGACGATTCCAACATTCAAAGATGCCTTTTTAGCGATCCCAGTACCAGCTGGTGAACATGAGATCAATTTTGTTTTCTTACCGCAAGGATTTGTGCTTGGAGCAGCTTTATTCATTCTTTGTATACTACTATTTATTGGCTATATCTATTGGTTAAAAAAAAGAATTGAAGTAAAGATCGAGGTATAA
- a CDS encoding transcriptional regulator, with protein MFNIGLVNTVGNYQSEYIVALKERKCLIHQINLNEMAERIPIMDAVIIIEPTLEDIGLTCELIIKIRSLTNHFIWILSSEPTKVNRIVHLQLGADGTFDRRTESDEFCLFIMNTLERRSNKKGQQTAILQTTEGARPAIQLVPNNFSVNIEGKGEVGLTKLEFKALESLIQRKGEAITYEELYKEVWGEEKGDKKYRVANLVFHLRKKLEDDSFKPKYIRTVRSRGYMLSS; from the coding sequence ATGTTTAACATAGGGCTCGTAAATACAGTTGGAAATTATCAATCAGAGTACATAGTTGCTTTAAAAGAAAGAAAATGTCTAATTCATCAAATTAATCTAAATGAAATGGCTGAACGAATCCCTATCATGGATGCAGTGATTATCATAGAACCTACATTAGAAGATATTGGACTGACATGCGAATTAATTATCAAAATAAGAAGCTTAACGAATCATTTTATCTGGATTTTGTCTAGTGAACCAACAAAAGTAAATCGAATCGTTCATCTTCAACTTGGGGCAGACGGCACATTTGATCGTCGCACAGAGTCAGATGAGTTTTGCTTATTCATTATGAATACACTTGAAAGAAGATCGAACAAGAAAGGTCAGCAGACTGCAATTCTTCAAACAACGGAAGGAGCGCGGCCAGCAATCCAACTAGTCCCCAACAATTTCTCCGTGAACATCGAAGGAAAAGGTGAAGTTGGATTGACTAAATTGGAATTTAAAGCTCTGGAATCATTGATTCAAAGAAAAGGTGAAGCAATCACATATGAAGAATTGTATAAAGAAGTCTGGGGAGAGGAAAAGGGCGATAAAAAATATCGGGTAGCCAATCTAGTCTTTCATTTGAGAAAAAAACTTGAAGACGATTCCTTTAAGCCAAAATATATTCGAACAGTTCGCTCTAGGGGGTATATGTTGTCTAGTTGA
- a CDS encoding peptidase M23, translating to MKSLKTILLATTLTAGFGIFMGTTDAHADSLYTVKTGDTLSTISHQFSGDNSMIDLIAKDNNISNINMIFEGEQLTIRTAEEAVQTPAQQETAQPVAQEPVQETPVQAAPVAQEAAQTTAATTSSAKEWIAQKESSGSYSATNGKYIGRYQLDASYLNGDYSEANQESVADSYVAGRYGSWEAAQAFWMANGWY from the coding sequence ATGAAATCACTTAAAACGATTTTATTAGCAACAACTTTGACTGCAGGATTTGGCATTTTTATGGGAACGACTGACGCGCACGCTGATAGCTTATATACAGTAAAAACTGGAGATACATTATCTACTATCTCTCATCAATTCAGCGGAGACAATAGCATGATCGATTTAATCGCAAAAGATAATAATATTTCTAATATAAATATGATCTTTGAAGGAGAACAATTAACGATCAGAACGGCCGAAGAAGCAGTTCAAACACCAGCTCAGCAGGAGACGGCTCAACCAGTAGCACAAGAACCTGTACAAGAAACACCAGTACAAGCAGCACCAGTTGCACAAGAAGCGGCCCAAACAACTGCTGCAACAACTTCTTCAGCAAAAGAATGGATCGCTCAAAAAGAATCTAGCGGTTCTTACAGCGCTACAAATGGTAAATATATTGGTAGATATCAATTAGATGCTTCGTACCTAAATGGTGATTATTCAGAAGCAAATCAAGAAAGTGTAGCAGATAGCTATGTTGCAGGACGCTATGGTTCGTGGGAAGCAGCACAAGCTTTCTGGATGGCCAATGGCTGGTATTAA
- a CDS encoding S26 family signal peptidase: MKQPKSEQLVLRKSPAGHARKRTPHKKKNTFSYIQRQQMLERKKNQKESRAGKVRRYFSNLIFLFFFIVCMLFLFRMATHQVAGHSMAPTFADKDRVLVAKGVHPSRYEIVTFEPKTAQGDSYIKRVIGMPGDVIWVEENTLYINHQAENNPKNLYGQNLAAKELPDGTIQVNVTTKVAKALSVYYKIPENAYFVLGDNRNHSEDSRIFGLVDQNQIEGIVVYRYYPFNKLGVVR, encoded by the coding sequence ATGAAACAGCCAAAATCAGAGCAGCTAGTACTTAGAAAAAGTCCTGCTGGTCATGCAAGAAAAAGAACACCTCATAAAAAAAAGAACACATTTAGCTACATACAAAGGCAACAAATGCTTGAAAGAAAAAAAAATCAAAAAGAAAGTCGAGCTGGGAAAGTACGTCGTTATTTTTCGAACTTGATTTTTCTGTTTTTTTTCATTGTTTGTATGCTGTTCTTGTTCCGGATGGCCACACATCAAGTAGCGGGGCATTCTATGGCACCGACTTTTGCTGATAAGGATCGTGTTTTGGTTGCTAAAGGAGTGCATCCATCTAGATATGAGATTGTTACCTTTGAGCCGAAAACGGCGCAGGGCGACTCTTATATCAAACGAGTCATTGGAATGCCAGGTGATGTTATTTGGGTAGAGGAAAATACGTTGTATATCAATCATCAAGCAGAAAACAATCCTAAAAATCTCTATGGCCAAAACTTAGCAGCTAAAGAACTACCAGATGGAACGATTCAGGTTAATGTTACAACCAAGGTTGCAAAGGCATTATCAGTATATTATAAGATACCTGAAAATGCTTATTTTGTTTTAGGTGATAATAGAAATCATTCTGAAGATAGTCGGATATTTGGCTTGGTTGATCAGAATCAAATTGAAGGAATCGTTGTCTATCGGTATTATCCGTTCAACAAGCTAGGGGTTGTCCGATAA
- a CDS encoding 6-phospho-beta-glucosidase, with protein MSKFPKDFLWGGAIAANQCEGAYNEDGKGLSVEDVAPHGWKGLPTSEPTSDNMKLVGIDFYHRYKEDIKLFAEMGFKVFRLSIAWSRIFPQGDEQEPNEKGLEFYDKVFDECHKYGMEPLVTLSHYETPLHLSKTYDGWRNRKMIEFFEHYARTVFTRYKGKVKYWLTFNEINSITHAPFLSGGIYTPKEKLSKQDLYQAIHHELVASARAVKACHELLPDAQIGCMILGMPVYPLTPAPADVLASLQTERENFFFSDIQVRGAYPAYAKRFFKENDIHLEITRQDQQDLLETVDFISFSYYMSTCESSDPSLETGEGNILGGVPNPYLKASEWGWQIDPEGLRYYLNILYDRYQKPVFIVENGFGAVDELIELKDGTKTVNDDYRIDYLNDHLVQVAEALEDGVEIMGYTSWGCIDLVSFTTAELKKRYGFVYVDRNDDGTGTLNRYKKKSFNWYKEVIATNGQNLV; from the coding sequence ATGTCTAAATTTCCAAAAGATTTTTTGTGGGGCGGTGCCATTGCCGCTAACCAATGTGAAGGGGCTTATAATGAAGATGGCAAGGGACTAAGTGTAGAAGATGTTGCGCCCCATGGTTGGAAGGGGCTGCCGACAAGTGAACCAACCTCAGATAACATGAAACTAGTCGGCATCGATTTCTACCATCGATATAAAGAAGATATTAAGTTATTTGCTGAGATGGGGTTTAAAGTTTTCAGATTATCGATTGCTTGGTCACGAATCTTTCCACAAGGTGATGAACAGGAGCCGAACGAAAAAGGGCTGGAATTTTACGATAAAGTTTTTGATGAATGTCATAAATATGGAATGGAGCCATTAGTGACATTGTCGCATTATGAAACACCACTTCACTTGTCAAAAACCTATGATGGTTGGCGTAATCGTAAAATGATCGAGTTTTTTGAGCACTATGCCAGAACTGTTTTTACGCGTTATAAAGGAAAAGTAAAGTATTGGTTGACGTTTAATGAAATCAATTCGATTACACATGCGCCTTTTTTAAGCGGAGGCATTTATACACCGAAAGAAAAACTATCAAAACAAGACTTATATCAAGCAATTCATCATGAATTAGTAGCAAGTGCCAGAGCAGTAAAAGCCTGTCATGAGCTGTTGCCTGATGCTCAAATTGGTTGTATGATTCTAGGAATGCCTGTTTATCCATTGACACCAGCACCTGCTGACGTGCTAGCGTCGCTTCAAACTGAAAGAGAAAACTTCTTCTTTTCTGATATCCAAGTAAGAGGAGCTTATCCAGCCTACGCTAAGCGATTTTTCAAGGAAAATGATATTCATCTTGAAATTACAAGACAAGATCAACAAGATTTGCTAGAGACGGTAGATTTTATATCCTTTAGTTATTATATGAGTACGTGTGAATCCTCAGATCCGTCACTGGAAACAGGAGAAGGAAATATTTTAGGTGGGGTACCTAATCCTTATTTGAAAGCGAGCGAATGGGGCTGGCAAATCGATCCAGAAGGGTTGAGATACTATTTGAATATCTTATATGACCGCTACCAAAAGCCTGTATTTATTGTTGAAAATGGCTTTGGCGCAGTGGATGAGTTGATAGAGCTTAAAGATGGCACTAAAACTGTGAATGATGATTATCGTATCGATTATTTGAATGATCACTTAGTCCAAGTAGCTGAAGCACTTGAAGATGGCGTTGAGATCATGGGCTATACTTCATGGGGCTGCATTGATTTAGTCAGCTTTACAACTGCTGAGCTAAAAAAACGTTATGGTTTTGTTTATGTCGACCGGAATGATGATGGAACAGGTACTTTGAATCGTTATAAAAAGAAAAGTTTTAATTGGTATAAAGAAGTCATTGCAACAAATGGTCAAAATCTCGTTTGA
- a CDS encoding transcriptional regulator: MFNIAIVNNDKNSNSAYITALKEKKYVIRQMDLDELMKEISGIHAVFIMESAIENIGQTYEAIIKTRSLSNCFIWILSKEATKINRIIHLQLGADGTFDNENDLEEFSLYIMKTLERRAGGQESQESIGFTSRSEEGANAFDIRLISGNSSVKIDGKDEVTLTRLEFRTLELLLKRKGEAVTYEELYENVWGEEEGDKKYRVANLVFHLRKKLNDDSFKSKYIRTVRSKGYMFPSC; encoded by the coding sequence ATGTTTAACATAGCAATCGTCAACAATGATAAAAATAGTAATTCTGCATACATAACAGCTTTAAAAGAAAAAAAATATGTGATCCGCCAGATGGATTTAGACGAATTGATGAAAGAAATATCTGGAATTCATGCTGTATTTATCATGGAGTCAGCAATTGAAAATATCGGTCAAACATACGAAGCGATCATTAAAACCAGAAGTTTATCAAATTGTTTCATCTGGATTTTATCCAAAGAAGCAACAAAAATAAATAGGATTATCCATCTTCAACTTGGAGCAGATGGAACTTTTGACAATGAAAACGATCTAGAGGAATTCTCACTCTATATTATGAAGACTCTTGAAAGAAGAGCCGGTGGACAAGAGTCGCAAGAGTCTATCGGATTTACTAGCCGTTCGGAAGAGGGAGCAAACGCTTTTGACATTCGCTTGATTTCTGGAAATTCTTCTGTAAAGATTGATGGAAAAGATGAAGTAACCTTGACGAGGCTAGAATTTAGAACACTAGAATTATTGCTTAAGCGAAAAGGCGAAGCTGTTACCTACGAAGAATTGTATGAGAATGTCTGGGGAGAAGAAGAGGGAGATAAAAAATATCGCGTTGCCAATTTAGTTTTTCATTTGAGAAAAAAACTAAATGATGATTCTTTCAAGTCAAAATATATTCGAACTGTCCGTTCGAAGGGGTATATGTTCCCTAGTTGCTAA
- a CDS encoding chitinase: MKKVFRKNVNVLSALVLIASSLVLTLSALSLNKTVEAAEPSQYRNVMYYGDWSIWGGEDNFYPKDIPADQLTHLNYAFLDFDSSGNLKFTDKDAAVGAPVGQEGVQWNSASAGVLNAIQDIRAKNPNLKIGISIGGWSKSGDFSDVAANPSIRANFVSNIAKFIKYTNMDFVDLDWEYPASVREPDKVDNTNDEGTPHAKPADKQNFITLLQDIRTAIDKQGKDLGKTYELSVALPASQNTLKNGVDVAQLFKVIDFANVMTYDMNGAWTPNSAHHSALYGNPADPNYASGFSVDQTVKYLQTNGAPSSKIVIGAAFYTRGWNKVAAGTDAAHPGLFQAAEKNNKDADLSPTYGANNKNPLKSGDGGRAGGVWPYRNIADLKVKSPDLKEYWDDVAKAPYMYNQKTGEFYTYDNPRSIGYKAEYVKNNQLGGVISWMQSQDKATDTTKRDELTKAIKTGLFGATALPGNKTIYADLNVKATIAPYNENGAGYEITVKNNETSNEAGDVLKAVESAFETVKLPKLYIPVNAAETLSAGDYKAGTVTIENGNVVVDLSSVYDAQQIPQGSSYTFRLKSSAAAVDVNRLTSIALTQRIAKNGAELSKQTVYGGGAVNPDPTDTTPPTTPVNLVAGTVTENSAVLSWSASTDNVKLAGYKVYRDGALVGTVAETSYTDTNLTANTTYSYTVKAYDAAGNLSADSNALAVKTKESTTPPVTNAWDAAKAYNGGDVVTYQGKTYKAKWWTQGNVPGTEQWGPWELVG, translated from the coding sequence TTGAAAAAAGTGTTTAGAAAAAATGTTAACGTTCTATCTGCTCTAGTCCTTATTGCTTCTAGTTTGGTTTTAACTTTATCTGCATTGTCACTAAATAAAACTGTGGAGGCCGCAGAACCTTCCCAATACCGTAATGTTATGTATTATGGTGATTGGTCGATCTGGGGTGGAGAAGACAATTTTTATCCTAAAGATATTCCAGCGGATCAATTAACTCATTTAAATTATGCCTTTTTAGATTTTGACAGTAGTGGGAATTTGAAGTTTACAGATAAAGATGCAGCAGTTGGCGCACCTGTTGGGCAAGAGGGTGTTCAATGGAATAGTGCTAGTGCAGGTGTTCTAAATGCAATCCAAGACATCCGTGCTAAAAATCCCAATTTGAAAATCGGTATTTCGATCGGTGGCTGGTCTAAATCAGGCGATTTCTCTGATGTTGCAGCAAATCCATCCATTAGAGCAAATTTTGTCAGTAATATTGCTAAGTTCATTAAATATACCAACATGGATTTTGTTGACTTAGATTGGGAATATCCTGCATCTGTTCGCGAACCAGATAAAGTCGATAATACTAATGATGAAGGCACGCCTCATGCAAAACCTGCCGACAAACAAAATTTTATTACACTCTTACAAGATATTCGGACTGCTATCGATAAACAAGGAAAAGATTTAGGGAAAACCTATGAACTTTCTGTTGCTTTACCTGCTTCACAAAATACCTTGAAAAATGGTGTGGATGTTGCACAATTATTTAAAGTAATCGATTTTGCCAATGTGATGACCTATGACATGAATGGTGCTTGGACTCCAAATAGTGCTCATCATAGCGCGCTTTATGGCAATCCAGCGGATCCTAATTATGCTAGCGGCTTCTCTGTTGATCAAACAGTCAAGTATTTGCAAACAAATGGGGCACCATCAAGTAAAATTGTGATCGGAGCAGCCTTCTATACGCGTGGTTGGAATAAAGTAGCAGCTGGAACAGATGCAGCGCATCCTGGATTATTCCAAGCGGCTGAAAAAAATAACAAAGATGCTGATTTATCTCCAACGTACGGTGCTAATAATAAAAATCCATTAAAATCAGGTGATGGTGGTCGCGCCGGTGGTGTTTGGCCGTACCGTAATATCGCAGATCTTAAAGTGAAATCACCAGACTTAAAAGAATATTGGGATGATGTAGCAAAAGCGCCATATATGTACAATCAAAAAACAGGTGAATTTTATACGTATGATAATCCTCGCTCAATCGGTTATAAAGCTGAATATGTAAAAAATAACCAATTAGGCGGCGTGATTTCATGGATGCAGTCTCAAGACAAAGCGACAGATACAACCAAGCGTGACGAATTGACCAAAGCAATCAAAACAGGTCTATTTGGAGCAACTGCATTGCCAGGTAATAAAACAATTTATGCTGATTTAAATGTTAAAGCGACTATTGCACCATACAACGAAAATGGCGCAGGATATGAAATCACAGTTAAAAACAATGAGACATCTAATGAAGCTGGGGACGTTTTAAAAGCTGTGGAATCTGCTTTTGAAACAGTGAAACTACCAAAATTATATATCCCTGTCAATGCAGCAGAAACGTTATCAGCAGGCGATTACAAAGCAGGAACGGTGACAATAGAAAATGGCAATGTAGTCGTAGATTTGTCTTCGGTTTATGATGCACAACAAATTCCACAAGGTTCAAGCTATACCTTTAGACTAAAATCCAGTGCTGCTGCAGTTGACGTCAATCGGCTCACTAGCATCGCGTTGACACAACGTATTGCCAAAAACGGTGCTGAACTTAGCAAACAAACTGTTTATGGCGGAGGTGCAGTTAATCCAGATCCGACAGACACAACGCCTCCGACAACGCCAGTGAATCTGGTTGCTGGAACGGTTACCGAAAATAGTGCTGTCTTAAGCTGGTCGGCTTCTACAGACAATGTAAAACTCGCTGGTTATAAAGTATATCGAGATGGCGCATTGGTTGGAACGGTTGCTGAAACAAGTTATACAGACACAAATTTAACCGCTAATACAACCTATAGTTATACAGTAAAGGCCTATGATGCTGCTGGAAATCTTTCAGCAGATAGTAATGCTCTTGCAGTGAAAACAAAAGAAAGTACAACACCTCCTGTAACCAACGCATGGGATGCAGCAAAAGCATATAATGGTGGCGATGTTGTGACGTATCAAGGCAAAACATACAAAGCAAAATGGTGGACGCAAGGAAATGTACCTGGAACAGAACAATGGGGACCTTGGGAACTAGTTGGCTAG